AGGGGCATTGGTGGCGTCGGTCAACCGCGGAGCTTCCATCATCACCGCCTGCGGAGGCGCTGAGGCATTGATAATCAAGGATGAGATGACCCGGGCACCGGTGTTCCGTACCAAAGGCGTTCGCCATGCCAAAGAGGCGACGGACTGGGTCAACGAGCATTTCCAGGAGATCAAGGCAGCTGCCGAATCGACCACCAGCCACGGAAAGCTGGTGAAGGTGCGGGCCTTCGCCTCTGGACGTTCTTTGTTCCTCCGATTCTCCTATGACACCGGTGATGCCATGGGCATGAACATGTCCACCATCGCCACTGAATCCGCGTGCAGGCTCATAGAAGAAAAGGTCGGCATCAAGCTGATATCCGTTTCCGGCAATATGTGCGTTGACAAGAAGCCGGCCGCCATGAACTTTATAGATGGTCGGGGAAAGTCAGTGCTAGTGGACGTGAGGATACCGGAGGAGATGGTCAGGACGAAATTGCACACCTCCCCGGATGCCATGGTGGAGACCTGTTACCGTAAGAACTTGATCGGGAGCGGTTTGTCACTATCTTACGGATCGAACGCCCACGCCGCAAACATGCTGGCCGCACTTTACATCGCTACTGGGCAAGATGCCGCACAGGTGGTCGAGGGCAGCATGGCCAGCACTACCTGTGAGCTGTGCGAGGAGGGGGTTTACATCTCAGTGAGGCTTCCCTGCCTCGAGGTAGGTACCGTGGGCGGAGGGACCCGCCTTCCGTGCCAGAGCGAGGCACTCAGCATGATGGGTTGCTTGGGCGCCGGAAAGGCAAAGAAGTTCGCCGAGATCGCCGCCGTCCTGGTCTTGGCCGGGGAACTGTCCACTCTTGCAGCACAATCTGCCGGAGAACTAGGCAAGGCCCACAAGGCGCTGGGACGCTGATCGACATCAAGATAGGGCTGCCAAGGCTGGGGCTTAAAAACCCTCATATACCTCCAACCTTATGGTCCGGATGTCATGCCAGTTATCAATTTCAACCTCGAGGACCTGAGGTCCCTCATAGGTACTACACTGGAAGACCGAGAGGTCCTGGAACGCATACCTATGATCGGGGCCGACTTCCACGACTTCGACCCGGTGACCAAGGAAGCGTCCATCGAGTTCTTTCCCAACCGTCCAGACCTATATTCGGTCGAGGGAATGGCTCGAGCTCTGCGGGCATTCTTTGACATTGAGCTGGGATTGCGCACCTACGACATGGCATCATCGGACATCGTACTGAAGGTCGAACCTTCCGTGAAGAACGTCCGCCCGTTCGTTGTCGGAGCCATCATCCGTGACGTGACATTGGACGATAAGATCATTCGCTCCCTTATGGAACTGCAGGAGAAATTGCATCTGACAGTTGGTCGCAAGAGGGCCAAGGTGGCGATAGGGGTCCACGACATGGACAAGGTCACACCGCCCTTCGTCTACCGGGCAGTCGCTCCTGATTCCATCAGCTTCGTACCATTGGCCAAGGAAGAGGCCATGACCCTGGCCGAGGTACTGGAGAAACATGAGAAGGGAAGGGACTACAAGCATCTGCTGGAAGGAAAGGAGCTATACCCCGTCATCCTGGACAAGAACAATGAGGTCCTCTCCTTTCCCCCGATAATCAATGGGAGGTTGACCACCGTGACCACTGAAACGAAGAACCTCTTCATCGATGTGACCGGCACGGATCAGAACACCATCAGTGGTGTGCTGAACATTGTCTGCACCTCCATCGCCGAGAGGAACGGGGTCATCCAGACCATCAACCTCCGTGGGGAGGAGAAAGGCATAACGCCTAACCTACGTCCAAAGCAATGGCTCGTGGACGTGGACCGAACGAACGCCTTGCTGGGATTGGACCTGGAACCACTGTCCATGTGCCAATGTCTGACCCGCATGGGCTATTCCGCTGAACCGAAGGGGCGCAAGGTGAAGGTGTCCTCATCCCCCGTGCGCATGGACCTTATACATGTCGCCGACGTCGTCGAGGACGTGGCCATCGGCTACGGGTACGAGAACTTCGGTAACTCAAGGCCGGTCTTCAGTACCATCGGCGGCGAACGTAAGATGGAACGCGTGGCCGATCTCGTACGTCAGATGATGGTCGGGTTCGGTTACTGGGAGGTGACCACGTTGACCCTGTCGTCCATCGAAGAGCAGTTCGCCAAGACGCACTTCCCGGAGGTCGAGGTGGTCGAGGTGCTAAACCCGGTCAGTGAGGACCATAACTGTTTGAGGGTGCAATTGATACCCTCTCTCTTGACAGTGCTTCGCCGGAGCAAGCACCGCGACCTTCCCCAGCGCATATTCGAGGTAGGGGACGTGGTCATCTCCACCAAGAGGCGCAAGCACTTGGCCATCATGGCTATACATTCCAAGGCCGGTTTCACCGAGATGAAGTCCCTGGCCGAGGGCGTATTGAAGGAACTGGGAGTTCAGTGCTCGCTTCATCCCGGCGACATGGGCATGTTCATACCTGGCAGGTGTGCGGTCGTCATGGTCAACGGACGGAACGTGGGGCATTTCGGTGAACTGCATCCCCAGGTCATCGTCGACTATGAAATGGGATATCCTATCATCGCCTTCGAGCTTGACCTGCAGGACCTTATGTCCGGACGCGGAGAGAAAATCATTTAAAAAAAGCCGAGGTAGCTAAGCCTGGATCACGGCGCCGGCCTTGAAAGCCGGTGGTACCTAGTACCCCGGGAGTTCGAATCTCCCCCTCGGCGCTCCTATTATTTTACTATCGATGACCCGAAAAGGTCTATTATTCATCACCGTCTAGTTAATCTCGGTGATCGCAGATGCCCACGATAGTTCATTTCGATGTACCTGCCGAGGACATCAAAAGAGCTTCAAGGTTCTATTCTGAGCTCTTTGGATGGGAGATAGAGCCCATGCCTGGGCCGATGGAATATTATGGCATTGCCACCAAGGACCTGGAAGGAAAACCTTCGGTCGGCGGGGGGATGGGGAAGAGGCAGGAAGGGGGTGGTGGGATCGTCAATTATTTCGGGGTCGATTCGATAGATAACTACGTGAAGAAGTTGGAGGGGTTAGGGGGAAAGTTGCTCATGCCCCGGACCGAGATCCCCGGGTTCGGGTTCTTGGCGGTGTGTTTAGACACAGAAGGAAATAAGTTCGGTCTCTGGCAAAACTAATGGTGCTGTCCGTATCATCCCGCTTTTCGGCGGGTATGTTAAATTCAAGGCAAATTATTTAACATCCCATAATCTATATTCACATGCTATAAAGGCGGGGATGGATCTCGATGTACAATAATCGGTACAGAGGGAGCTTTTATGCTCATAACCAGGTCACTGGTCTGCATTGTCAGCGTGAGGGCCCCTGTCCGATACGGGATCATGCAGGTATCGCATACTCATCCAAACGTGAACGGGGGCATTCGTACTACGAACGCGCCTCGGAGGTGGGCCGGTCAT
The sequence above is a segment of the Methanomassiliicoccales archaeon genome. Coding sequences within it:
- the hmgA gene encoding hydroxymethylglutaryl-CoA reductase (NADPH); translation: MSSTNGLRNKGKTRTDMDDRRTAVEEFTGARLEHSKNCSFDPIVAEKNVENMIGCTQVPLGFVGPLAVRGDYAQGEFLVPLATTEGALVASVNRGASIITACGGAEALIIKDEMTRAPVFRTKGVRHAKEATDWVNEHFQEIKAAAESTTSHGKLVKVRAFASGRSLFLRFSYDTGDAMGMNMSTIATESACRLIEEKVGIKLISVSGNMCVDKKPAAMNFIDGRGKSVLVDVRIPEEMVRTKLHTSPDAMVETCYRKNLIGSGLSLSYGSNAHAANMLAALYIATGQDAAQVVEGSMASTTCELCEEGVYISVRLPCLEVGTVGGGTRLPCQSEALSMMGCLGAGKAKKFAEIAAVLVLAGELSTLAAQSAGELGKAHKALGR
- the pheT gene encoding phenylalanine--tRNA ligase subunit beta: MPVINFNLEDLRSLIGTTLEDREVLERIPMIGADFHDFDPVTKEASIEFFPNRPDLYSVEGMARALRAFFDIELGLRTYDMASSDIVLKVEPSVKNVRPFVVGAIIRDVTLDDKIIRSLMELQEKLHLTVGRKRAKVAIGVHDMDKVTPPFVYRAVAPDSISFVPLAKEEAMTLAEVLEKHEKGRDYKHLLEGKELYPVILDKNNEVLSFPPIINGRLTTVTTETKNLFIDVTGTDQNTISGVLNIVCTSIAERNGVIQTINLRGEEKGITPNLRPKQWLVDVDRTNALLGLDLEPLSMCQCLTRMGYSAEPKGRKVKVSSSPVRMDLIHVADVVEDVAIGYGYENFGNSRPVFSTIGGERKMERVADLVRQMMVGFGYWEVTTLTLSSIEEQFAKTHFPEVEVVEVLNPVSEDHNCLRVQLIPSLLTVLRRSKHRDLPQRIFEVGDVVISTKRRKHLAIMAIHSKAGFTEMKSLAEGVLKELGVQCSLHPGDMGMFIPGRCAVVMVNGRNVGHFGELHPQVIVDYEMGYPIIAFELDLQDLMSGRGEKII
- a CDS encoding VOC family protein → MPTIVHFDVPAEDIKRASRFYSELFGWEIEPMPGPMEYYGIATKDLEGKPSVGGGMGKRQEGGGGIVNYFGVDSIDNYVKKLEGLGGKLLMPRTEIPGFGFLAVCLDTEGNKFGLWQN